The proteins below are encoded in one region of Apteryx mantelli isolate bAptMan1 chromosome 25, bAptMan1.hap1, whole genome shotgun sequence:
- the LOC136994174 gene encoding olfactory receptor 6M1-like, translated as MTDTYFGNRTCVTEFILIGFLNPFGVQVTLFMFFIVFLVTTFGNSVIIMLTCSDYHLQSPVYFFLCNLSIIEILLTVTVVPKMMEKFLSERKTISFYSCLAQSYFYFLLGTTEYVLLAVMSYNRYVAICSPLHYSNIMRKKVCMWLAVASWLCGFFSILVPTLMKLQLPFCGPNTINHFFCDSAPLMHLACADIPLVEFIDFIISLSILLGSLLLTVFSHFYIICAVICTPSVTGKQKAFSTSASHFTVLTISYGTSVFIYVHPSQTSSMNLNKVASLLTTAFTPMPNPFIFSLRNQKVKEALTDLVSKCVGVHGLGLNSQSI; from the coding sequence ATGACAGATACATACTTTGGAAACAGGACTTGTGTGACAGAATTCATCCTCATTGGCTTCCTGAACCCTTTTGGAGTACAAGTCACCTTGTTCATGTTCTTCATTGTCTTTCTGGTGACAACGTTTGGAAATTCTGTTATCATCATGTTAACCTGCTCTGATTACCATTTACAATCACCcgtgtactttttcctctgcaacctttCCATCATTGAAATTCTCCTCACCGTGACTGTGGTGCCCAAAATGATGGAAAAATTCCTCTCAGAGAGGAAAACAATTTCGTTTTACAGTTGCCTGGCTCAGAgctacttttatttccttctgggcACCACAGAGTATGTCCTGCTCGCTGTCATGTCCTACAACCGTTATGTAGCCATATGCTCCCCACTGCACTATAGCAACATCATGAGAAAGAAGGTCTGTATGTGGCTGGCAGTGGCATCCTGGCTGTgtggatttttctccattttggtccCCACATTGATGAAGCTTCAGCTGCCATTCTGTGGTCCCAACACCatcaaccatttcttctgtgataGTGCCCCTCTGATGCACCTGGCTTGTGCTGACATCCCGCTGGTGGAGTTTATTGATTTCATCATTTCACTGTCCATTCTGCTAGGTTCCCTGCTGCTGACTGTCTTCTCCCACTTCTATATCATCTGTGCTGTTATCTGCACCCCTTCTGTCACAGGCAAGCAGAAGGCTTTTTCCACCTCTGCTTCTCATTTTACTGTGCTCACCATCAGCTATGGCACCTCAGTCTTTATTTATGTCCATCCCTCTCAAACCAGCTCCATGAACTTAAACAAAGTAGCATCTCTGCTCACCACTGCATTCACTCCTATGCCGAATCCTTTCATTTTCAGCCTTAGGAACCAGAAGGTCAAGGAGGCATTAACAGACTTAGTCAGCAAGTGTGTAGGAGTTCATGGACTTGGCCTGAATTCACAGAGCATTTGA